ACGCAATGGGACGCACCGGGCGACGCGGGATTTCGCCCTCACGAGTAACGTATGGAGTGGATATGAGCGTTTTTGCACGACTTCTCCGGAAGTCGAAGGCTACGGAGGAGGCGTCAACCGCCAAGGTGCAGGCCGACACGCTGACGGCCGAACCGGCGGCGGAGGTGGCGGAAGAGGCCAAGGAGTCGTCCGAGGCCGAGGGCAAGGGCGAGGGCGAGGGCAAGGTCACGGCGGAGGAGACCGCCGAGGCCGCCACCACGGAGGACGTCGAGATCCCCCAGCAGCAGACCGCCGAGAAGGCCGCCGACAACGAGGCGGGCGAGAGCGCCCGCAAGTAACTGCCCCGCGAGAAAAGGTGGACCATGGGTCTCCTGGACAATCTGAAAGCCAAGCTGGCCCCGGCCAAGGGCAAGGTCTCACACCTCGCGCAGCAGCACGGGGGCAAGATCGAGCACGGTCTCGACAAGGCCGCCAAGGTGGTCGACGAGAAGACCAAGGGCAAGTACAGCGACAAGATCCAGACGGGCACGGGCAAGGCCAAGCACGCCATGGACCGCCTCGCGCACAAGGAGGACGGCGGCACCACGCCTCCCACGGACGTACCCCCGTCGCCTCCGGCTTCCTGAACGGCACACACCCCGGACGGCCGCGGAGCACCAGGCTCCCGGCCGTCCGCCGTGTCCGCGCTCGTCCCACGTGTGAGCCGGCGGCGGGCCGTCAGGACCAGGCCGCCACCAGGTAGCCCACCCCGTACGGCGCGTCCTCGTAGAGGAGCGCTCCCGCGAGGCCCGCGCCCTCGGCCGCACCGGCGAGCACCTGCCAGGGGGCCCGCCCTGACACCTTCAGCTCGTAGGCCAGCTCGGCGTCCAGCGCCTTCAGCGCCGTCACGTCCGCCGCGCCCAGCGCCCGCGCGAGCGCCGCGTCGAAAGGCGCCGCGCGCTCGTCGAGATACCCCGGCGCCTTGAGCGTCCGGCAGGCACTGCCGTCACCCATCACCAGCAGGGCCACCCGCCCGGCCCGTCCTGCGATCCCCTCACCGGCCTGGAAGCACCGGTCCGCAGCGAGGGGCTCGCCCACACCGAGGCCTTCGACGGGCGCGTCGGACCAGCCCGTGCGCTCCAGCAGCCAGGCGGCGACGGCGAGCGACGGCGGCAGCTCCCGCTCCGGCTCCATCGAGTTCCGCTCACCGCCGCCCAGACGTACGTCGAGATCGACGCCGAAGCCGCGGAACGAGCCCGGCGCGCCCTGCGGGAACGGACCCCGCCCGCTCTGCTCCGCGGGCCCCACGACGATCAGCCGATCCGGGCGTGAGGCGGCGAGCACGCCCAGGGCGTCCGTGCAGGCCGCGCGGGCGGCGTCCAGCTCGGGCGCCGCACCCGCGGCGACCTCGGGCACGAGCAGCGGCGGACAGGGGCACACGGCGGCGGCGACAAGCATGATCGGCAGCGTACGCGCTCAGTGGCTGCTCGGTCGCTTCAGTAGCTGATGGGTCCCGAGTCCCACTCCAACTCGGTGATCAGGAAGTGGTACGCAAAGATGCTGCCGGACAGACCGTCGCCGATCACCATCCAGCCGTCATCGGTGCGGAAGCGGCGCATCCGCACCGGATGGCTCGGATGTCTCGGCTGATAGAGCCGTACGAACTCCCCGAACCGCTGCACGGCCTCAGCGCGGGTGCCGTCCACCGTGGCCATCGTCGGGTACGGCTCCCGCGCGTGGACCCCGGCCGGCTTCATCAGGAGCAGCACCCAGCGGGCCGTACGCCCGTCCCCCGTCGTCATGACTCTCCCCGTCAGTCGCAGCCGCAGGCGCTGCCCGTCGCGACCGGCAGCGCCTGCGGAACGCCGATCTTCGGCAGGCCCAGCATCACACCCGCCGGCTTCGCGGCCTCGGCGGCGTTGCGCTTGTCCCAGGCGTCCCCCGCGCGCGTGCGGCGCACCTTCAGGACGGCGCCTTCGGCGAGCAGGTGGTGCGGGGCGGCGTACGTGATCTCGACGGTGACCACGTCGCCGGGGCGGACCTCCTCGTCCGGCTTCGTGAAGTGCACCAGGCGGTTGTCGGGGGCGCGGCCGGAGAGGCGGTGGGTGGCGCCGTCCTTGCGGCCCTCGCCCTCGGCGACCATCAGCTCCAGGGTGCGGCCGACCTGCTTCTTGTTCTCGTCCCAGGAGATCGCCTCCTGGAGGGCGACGAGACGCTCGTAGCGCGCCTGGACGACCTCCTTGGGGATCTGCCCCTCCATGGTGGCCGCGGGGGTTCCGGGGCGCTTGGAGTACTGGAACGTGAACGCCTGGGCGAAGCGGGCCTCGCGGACCGCGTGGAGGGTCTGCTCGAAGTCCTCCTCGGTCTCGCCGGGGAAGCCCACGATGATGTCGGTGGTGATCGCCGCGTGCGGGATCGCGGCACGGACCTTCTCGATGATCCCGAGGTACCGTTCCTGCCGGTACGAGCGGCGCATCGCCTTCAGGACGGTGTCCGAGCCGGACTGCATCGGCATGTGCAGCTGCGGCATCACGTTCGGCGTCTCGGCCATCGCGGCGATCACGTCGTCCGTGAAGTCGCGCGGGTGCGGGGACGTGAAGCGGACGCGCTCCAGACCCTCGATCGCGCCGCAGGCCCGCAGCAGCTTGCTGAACGCCTCACGGTCGCCGATGTCGCTCCCGTAAGCGTTGACGTTCTGCCCGAGCAGCGTGATCTCGGAGACGCCCTCGCCGACCAGCGCCTCGATCTCCGCGAGGATGTCGCCGGTCCTGCGGTCCTTCTCCTTGCCGCGCAGCGCCGGCACGATGCAGAACGTGCAGGTGTTGTTGCAGCCGACGGAGATCGACACCCAGGCCGCGTACGCGCTCTCGCGACGGGTCGGCAGCGTCGAGGGGAACGCTTCGAGAGATTCGGCGATCTCGACCTGCGCCTCTTCCTGCACGCGAGCGCGCTCCAGCAGGACGGGCAGCTTGCCGATGTTGTGCGTGCCGAAGACCACGTCCACCCAGGGCGCCCGCTGGACGATGGTGTCGCGGTCCTTCTGAGCGAGACAGCCACCGACCGCGATCTGCATGCCGGGGCGCTTCGTCTTCATCGGGGCGAGCCGCCCGAGGTTGCCGTAGAGGCGGTTGTCGGCGTTCTCCCGTACGGCGCAGGTGTTGAAGACGACGACATCGGCGTCGCCGTCCGAACCGTCGGCCGCACGCACGTAACCGGCCCCTTCGAGCAGGCCGGACAATCGCTCGGAGTCGTGGACGTTCATCTGACACCCGTAAGTGCGTACTTCGTAGGTCTTGGGTTCCTGAACGTCCACTGCCTGACTCCGGTCGCTGCTGCTCATGTGACAAGGGTAGGCGGTGCCCGGAGTACCTCCCGTCGCCTAGGCCCCAGGGGCCGCCCAGCCCTGGCGGCGAAGGATCTCCGAGACGTCCGGCGCGCGGTAGTGCTCCCCCTTCAGGACCTTGCCGTCGGCCCGGCGGGCGACATCGCCGTCCGGGCCGAGCTTGGTCATGTTGGCCCGGTGGATCTCGGCGATCACCGCGTCCAGGTCGATCCCGTGGACGAGCGCGGTGCCGTACGCCACGTAGACGACGTCCGCCAGCTCGTGCGCGAGCCGGTCGAGCGGACCCGTCACCGCCACCTCGGCGACTTCCGCCGCCTCCTCGGCGAGCAGCTCACCGCGGTGGGCGGCCAGCTCCGCGGAGACCTCCGTCGGCGCGCTGCGGACGTCGAGTCCGAAGGCGCGGTGGAACTCACGGACCAGGGAGGCGGGGGAAGGGGCCGAGGAGGCGGAAGCAGGCTGCATTCGGCGACCCTACGACCGGCACCGGGCCCCCTGTGAGCCCGGCCCTGGTCAGGACGGTGCCCGGACTGGCAGGATCGCGCGCATGTTCCAGGCACTCCCCCGTATCGGCCGACGCGGCGCGCTGCTCGGCACGGCGGCCACCGCCGTGGTCCTCGGGCTGCTGCTGTGGTGGCTGCTGCCCCTGGGTGAGGAGTCTCCGAGCGGGACGATCACGTTCAGCACGGGCACCCCGACCGGGGTCTACCAGAAGTACGGCACGATGCTTCAGGACGAGATCGCCAAGGACATGCCGAACCTGGACGTACGGCTGCGGAACAGCGACGGGTCCCAGGAGAACGTCCGGCGGGTGGCCACGGGCCAGGCCGACTTCACCATCGCGGCGGCCGACGCCGTGGAGGCGTACATGCTCCGGGGCACGCGCGGATCGGACATGCTGCGCGGCTGCGCCCGCCTCTACGACGACTACGTGCACGTGGTGGTCCCGCGCTCGTCATCCGTGAAGTCGGTGGCGGACCTGCGGGGCAAGAAGGTCGCAGTCGGACCGAGCGGATCAGGAGTGCGGCTGATCGCGGACCATGTCCTCCAGGCCGCCGGGCTCGATCCGAAGCAGGACATCGTGCCGCTCCCCGACGGGATCGGGACCATGCCCTCGCTGCTCAAGCAGCACAAGATCGATGCCTTCTTCTGGTCGGGCGGTCTGCCGACGAGCGCCGTGCAGGAGCTCTCGCAGAGCTTCAAGATCAAGCTGGTGCCGATCGGCGCCGACCTGGTCGAGAAGCTGCACCAGCAGGGCGGTGCCTCCAGCTTCTACCGGGCCGCCGTGATGCCGGCCGACGCCTATCCCAAGGCGCAGCTGGGCCAGGCCGTACAGACCGTGGCCGTCGCGAACCTGCTGATCACACGAGAGGACTCGGACCCGAAGCTCACCGAGGAGCTCACCCGCACGGTGATCAACAGCCGCGATCACATCGGCGCGGTGGTGCACGCGGCCCAGCTGGTCGACCTGCGGACGGCCGTGTACACCGACCCGCTGCAACTGCACGAAGGGGCACGGCGCTACTACCGCTCGGTCAAGCCGTAGCCGTGGCCACGCCCCCGGCGCCGCAAGGCCCCGGTCAGGTGTTCGGCCCCGACCTCGGCACCGTCACCGTCACCTTCAGGCCGTGCGGTTCGTGATGGGCGTACGCGATGGAGCCGCCGCCGGCCGCGAGAAGCACCCGGGAGATGGACAGGCCGAGGCCCGAGCCCTTGATGTTCTGGTGGCCCGGGCTGCGCCAGAAGCGGTCGCCGATGCGGGCCAGCTCGTCGTCGGTGAGCCCCGGACCGCCGTCGGTGACGACGACGGTCGAGACCTCGCCGTTCGCCGAGACGGCCACCTCGACGCTCTCCCCTTCCGGCGTGAACTTCAGCGCGTTGTCGATCACCGCGTCCAGCGCGCTGGACAGGGTGACCGGATCGGCCCAGGCGGTGACCGCCGGGCAGTTCCCCGCCAGGCGTACGCCCTTGCTCGCGGCGAGCGCTGACCAGGACGCCACACGTTCGGCCGTCAGTTCGCCGATGTCGGTGAGCCGCAGATCCGCCTCGGCGTGCTCGGCGAGCGCCAGGTCCAGGAGGTCGTCGAGGACCTCGGCGAGACGCTTGCCCTCGGTGCGGACCGAGGCGATCTCCTCGTTGCCCTCCGGCAGTTCGAGGGCGAGCAGCTCGATGCGCAGCAGCAGCGCCGAGAGCGGGTTGCGCAGCTGGTGCGAGGCGTCGGCGACGAAGGCGCGCTGCTGCTCCAGAACGTCTTCGACGTTGTCCGCCATCTCGTTGAACGACCGGGCCAGGCGCCGGAGTTCCGGTGGCCCGCCGGCGGCCGCGACGCGGGACTTCAGGCGTCCGGTGGCGATGTCGTGGGTGGTGGCGTCAAG
Above is a genomic segment from Streptomyces sp. R21 containing:
- a CDS encoding TAXI family TRAP transporter solute-binding subunit; this translates as MFQALPRIGRRGALLGTAATAVVLGLLLWWLLPLGEESPSGTITFSTGTPTGVYQKYGTMLQDEIAKDMPNLDVRLRNSDGSQENVRRVATGQADFTIAAADAVEAYMLRGTRGSDMLRGCARLYDDYVHVVVPRSSSVKSVADLRGKKVAVGPSGSGVRLIADHVLQAAGLDPKQDIVPLPDGIGTMPSLLKQHKIDAFFWSGGLPTSAVQELSQSFKIKLVPIGADLVEKLHQQGGASSFYRAAVMPADAYPKAQLGQAVQTVAVANLLITREDSDPKLTEELTRTVINSRDHIGAVVHAAQLVDLRTAVYTDPLQLHEGARRYYRSVKP
- the miaB gene encoding tRNA (N6-isopentenyl adenosine(37)-C2)-methylthiotransferase MiaB encodes the protein MSSSDRSQAVDVQEPKTYEVRTYGCQMNVHDSERLSGLLEGAGYVRAADGSDGDADVVVFNTCAVRENADNRLYGNLGRLAPMKTKRPGMQIAVGGCLAQKDRDTIVQRAPWVDVVFGTHNIGKLPVLLERARVQEEAQVEIAESLEAFPSTLPTRRESAYAAWVSISVGCNNTCTFCIVPALRGKEKDRRTGDILAEIEALVGEGVSEITLLGQNVNAYGSDIGDREAFSKLLRACGAIEGLERVRFTSPHPRDFTDDVIAAMAETPNVMPQLHMPMQSGSDTVLKAMRRSYRQERYLGIIEKVRAAIPHAAITTDIIVGFPGETEEDFEQTLHAVREARFAQAFTFQYSKRPGTPAATMEGQIPKEVVQARYERLVALQEAISWDENKKQVGRTLELMVAEGEGRKDGATHRLSGRAPDNRLVHFTKPDEEVRPGDVVTVEITYAAPHHLLAEGAVLKVRRTRAGDAWDKRNAAEAAKPAGVMLGLPKIGVPQALPVATGSACGCD
- a CDS encoding sensor histidine kinase; its protein translation is MRTRLLPLLIVLMAAVLLALGFPLAVSLAAAQQQKVVVDRIDDTARFAALAQFVTDRPSGAPAGATDERGETLQKELAAYYDVYGIRAGVFYRNHEPMANAPDDWYLPDEGAGRDAFDEALLGRRSHDPKQVWPWQRSRLVVASPVIRDGDVIGVVVTDSPTGQMRSKTLHGWLLIGAGEIAAMLLAVGAALRLTGWVLRPVRVLDATTHDIATGRLKSRVAAAGGPPELRRLARSFNEMADNVEDVLEQQRAFVADASHQLRNPLSALLLRIELLALELPEGNEEIASVRTEGKRLAEVLDDLLDLALAEHAEADLRLTDIGELTAERVASWSALAASKGVRLAGNCPAVTAWADPVTLSSALDAVIDNALKFTPEGESVEVAVSANGEVSTVVVTDGGPGLTDDELARIGDRFWRSPGHQNIKGSGLGLSISRVLLAAGGGSIAYAHHEPHGLKVTVTVPRSGPNT
- a CDS encoding class III extradiol dioxygenase subunit B-like domain-containing protein, with the protein product MLVAAAVCPCPPLLVPEVAAGAAPELDAARAACTDALGVLAASRPDRLIVVGPAEQSGRGPFPQGAPGSFRGFGVDLDVRLGGGERNSMEPERELPPSLAVAAWLLERTGWSDAPVEGLGVGEPLAADRCFQAGEGIAGRAGRVALLVMGDGSACRTLKAPGYLDERAAPFDAALARALGAADVTALKALDAELAYELKVSGRAPWQVLAGAAEGAGLAGALLYEDAPYGVGYLVAAWS
- a CDS encoding MazG nucleotide pyrophosphohydrolase domain-containing protein, whose amino-acid sequence is MQPASASSAPSPASLVREFHRAFGLDVRSAPTEVSAELAAHRGELLAEEAAEVAEVAVTGPLDRLAHELADVVYVAYGTALVHGIDLDAVIAEIHRANMTKLGPDGDVARRADGKVLKGEHYRAPDVSEILRRQGWAAPGA
- a CDS encoding antitoxin, producing the protein MGLLDNLKAKLAPAKGKVSHLAQQHGGKIEHGLDKAAKVVDEKTKGKYSDKIQTGTGKAKHAMDRLAHKEDGGTTPPTDVPPSPPAS